TGGCCGAGATGGTGACGCGCGAGAAGGTCACGCTCGAAGAGATGGGTGGCGCGCGCATGCATTGTACCGTCTCCGGCCTCGGCGACTTCCTGGCCGGGAGCGAGGAGGATGCCATTCGTATCGCGCGTGAGTATTTCCGCTATATGCCGCAGAATTACCTGGAAAAACCGGCGAATGCCGAACCCGCGCCGCCTGCCAGCGATCGATCGCTCAAAGACATCGTACCTGAGGCTCAGAACAAGCCCTTTAACATGTATGACTTCATTCATTCACTGATCGATGGTGGCAGCTTCCTGGAAGTCAAAAAGCTCTTTGCTCCCGAACTGATTACCGGCTTCGCGCGCCTGGGTGGGCGCGTAATCGGCATTGTTGCCAACCAGCCGCGTGTTAAGGGCGGCGTGCTGTTCACCGATTCGTCTGATAAAGGGACGCGCTTTGTCAATACCTGCAATGCCTTCAACATTCCCCTGCTCTTCCTGGCCGATGTCTCCGGTTTCATGATCGGTTCTGCCGTCGAACGTGCCGGTATCATTCGTCATGGCGCAAAGTTCATTGCCGCCGTCTCGCAGGCCGTCGTGCCCAAAATCTCGGTTATCGTGCGCAAGTGCTATGGCGCGGGTCTCTATGCGATGGCGGGTCCCGCCTTTGGCACCGATGCCGTGCTGGCGCTTCCAACCGCCCAGATCGCCGTGATGGGTCCCGAAGCCGCTATCAACGCCGTCTACGCCAACCAGATTGCCGCCCTGCCCGAAGAGGAACGCGAGCCATTCCGCAAGATGATGGAGGCGCGCTACGCCGAGGATATCGATATTTTTCGCCTGGCCTCTGAGTTAATCGTGGACACTATCACGCCTTTCGAGTCCCTGCGCGATGAACTGATTGCGCGCTACAGCATTTATCAGACGAAGGAGGCCCGTTTCTCCGAATGCAGGAATCCTATTTACCCGGTGTGACTCTCTTGATCCACCATCTGCCAATTGCGCCCCCCAGCATAGCAAGCAGCGTTCCCACAACATTCAGGAACAATAGGAGAAAGAAGAATATCGAAATAACTATACTCACAAGTTCAGGGTAATAGCGGCTAGAAGGCGCAGGATGGGGTGGATTCAGCACAAGCGCGATAATGGCAACCAGTAGCACAACAGCACTGGCGATGCATCCCGTTACAAACCCGGCGGCTACCCCTGCCAGTGGCCGCTCACTATATCTCGTCGTCAGTATCCCTGCTAACATTCCAAACACAAAGTAGAGCGCAAGCCCCGGCCAGAACGAGGCATTCAACGCGAGGTTGGTGTCAAAACGGGGCAGTCCTGCCATGTAGAGCAACAGCTGGAGCAGGCCAAGTACAACACCTGGACCAGGTTGTAGCAACAAACGGGACACGAGCGAGGAGATGTTACGGGTTTGCACGATGCTTGCTCCTCTCTGGCTTATATTTATCCTGATTCTCAATATTGATAGCTTGCGGTAAAGGCAAATCTATTGTAGAGTTTGTGGTGGTTCATACTATACTACGCAATTCTGGATGCATACTTCTCTGCTGAGGTGGAATTCATAGGATTTAAGGCCTCTTGCTGAGAAACGCGGAAAAGAATATAATAGCGTTGTTGGCTCATGCATGAAAAGGAATAGGGCCAACGAGCAAAAGAAGGAGTGCCAAATATGCCGATAGACCCACCTCAACGGCAGGATAGCTATATAATTAATCCTGAGAGCGCCGCGGAAATGGCGCGACTCATTGATCAGCATCGCTTCATCACCAGATATATGGGCGGGCTTTTCCCTCCAGATGTGGACCCTGCGGGATTCAAACGGGTTCTAGACCTCGCTTGCGGCCCTGGTAGCTGGGTACAGGATGTTGCTTTTAAGTATCCTGAAACGGAAGTCGTCGGTGTGGATATCATCGAGCAGATGGTCGGTTACGCACACGCTCTATCCCGTGTGCAGCGTCTTGATAATGCCTCCTATAAGGTGATGGATATCCGCAAGCCGCTCAATTTTGAGGATGATTCCTTTGATTTCGTCAACATGCGTTTCCTGGTGTACGTACTCTCTCCTGGTGACTGGCCTGGCCTGCTCGCCGAATGCAGGCGCATACTCAAGCCCGGTGGCATCCTCAGAATCACGGAAGCTGACTGTTCGGATATCACCAATAGCGCTGCTTATGAGCGCCTGCTTGAGTTGTCAATAGAGGCTATTCGTAAAACCGGGCGCGCTTTCTTTTCCTCCGGTCGTTTCATCGGTACCATGTTTATGACCGGGCATTTGCTTGAGCAAGCCGGCTTCGAAGATATTCGAAGGCAGGCGCATATCATGGATTGGTCCGCGAACAGCGAAGCCCACCAGTCCCAGTCTATAAATGTGAGGACCGGCCTGCAGCTTGGTAAGGAATTCCTCATCTCAACGGGCGTCATCACAGAGGAACAGTTCGAGGAACTCTACAATCAGGCGGTCAGCGACATATACGGGTCCGATTTCATAGCCAGCCTCTTTTTCCTCTCAGCCTGGGGTAGGAAGCCGGAGGAGAGCAGCAGTATAGAGGAAAATGGGCAAGCATGAAGCGTATCGTATCCAACATGGCCGGAGTGGTCTTAGAATTCCTGGTCAAACCTGGCGAACAGATCAGCGTTGACCAGGATGTCGTCATGCTTGAATCCATGAAGATGCAGATTCCTGTCCAGTCCACCGTCAATGGAACGGTGAAAACCCTCAAAGCTAACGAGGGTGATTTTGTGAATGAGGGGGATGTGCTGCTAGAGGTAGAATAAAACCCGGCAAGAATACTGCAAACAAAACACTCGTAGGCATTCCGAAAAGCTACGGGTGTTTTGCTGTCAAATGAGCCGGGGGCAATTTCGAATCTAGAGGTGAAGCCACTTTAGAGGAGAGGCGGAGGAGGTGGGATTCGAACCCACGGAGGCTATTCACCTCACACGATTTCCAGTCGTGCCCACTAGGCCACTATGGGACTCCTCCATGCTGGCCTGCCCCATTGATATTAGACGATGGAAGGCAGGTCCGGGGCGGAGAGAGTGGGATTCGAACCCACGAGGACTTTCGCCCTACCGCTTTTCGAGAGCGGCACATTCGACCACTCTGACATCTCTCCGCCGCCAAGTATAGCATATCTCATAAAGTAAGGCAAGCATTTGCGGAACCGCGGAGTATATCGCACATTGACATGCATCTGTCGAGCGCGTATACTCATGGATGGGCAGGAAACGCTCGACTGTACAGTTCACCCGGCAAGATAGAGAAGCCATCAAGATTACGAGGGAACGCTATAGCTGCCTCTAAACAAGAATTTTTGAACACGACAAAGCGTTATTATAGAGAGATAGAGAATATCTTAGCACCAACACCGCGCAGCAGGAGAACACACCATTATGCAATTACTTGGGAAAATGCTGGGTGATCCCAACAAAAAAGAATTGAAGGTCATCCAGCCACTTGTAGATAAAATCAATGAACTCGAACCGGCTATGGAGCAACTGAGCGATGATGAATTAGCCGCAAAAACAGAGGAATTTCGCGCCCAGCTTTACCTCTACCTCAAAGGTGGCATGGTGCTTGAAAACGAACTGGTGAAACTCTTCGCCGAGGCATTAGAGACGGTAGAGCCGCTCGCGAGTACGTGCAGCGATGCGCAGTTGCACGCCGTCATGAATGAGCCGCGCCAGTTCATCGAACGCAAACGCGACCCGGAATATTACCTGCGCGATCACCTGCAAGATACACTTTCTGAAACATTCGAAAAAGCCTATCAAAACCTGAACCCGATCCTCAATGCCCAACGCATTTCTCGCGCGCTCGACCTGTTGCATGAACGAGAAGAGCGATTGGAAGACGCGGAAGACCCCCAGCAGGCAACACTGGACTTGCTCAAAGAGGTTGAGCCTGCCCTGGATGAAATCGATGACGAATTTCTGGAAGAGGCTTTTCAGAAAGCATGGCCGCGTTTTGAATCCGCTCGCAGCAATGCTGCCGGCGACAATAGTAATGCCGACGCGCAGATTATGAAATTGTTCGGCGATATCCTGAATACGTTGCAGGAGGAACTGGTCGCCGTCAAAGCCGAGCAGATGGATGAGCTGCTACCAGAAATGGTGAAGCGCTACAAATCCGGCAAAACGCTCGATGATCTGCTGCCGGAGGCTTTTGCTGTCGTGCGCGAAGCGGGCCGGCGTACCATTCAGATGCGCCATTATGACGTGCAATTAATAGGTGGCGTTGTGCTGCACCAGGGAAAAATCGCTGAGATGCGCACCGGTGAAGGTAAAACGCTGGTCGCTACTCTGCCCGCCTATCTGAATGCCTTGCCGGGCAAAGGTGTACATGTTGTGACCGTCAATGATTACCTGGCAAAGCGTGATGCCGAGTGGATGGGGCATATCTACAAGTTCCTGGGCCTCAGCGTCGGTGTGATTGTCAATGCGGTTGATCCACAGACCCCACAGCGCCGCGCGCAGTACCAGGCCGATATTACCTATGGCACCAACAACGAGTTCGGTTTCGA
This genomic interval from Ktedonobacteraceae bacterium contains the following:
- a CDS encoding biotin/lipoyl-containing protein, whose protein sequence is MKRIVSNMAGVVLEFLVKPGEQISVDQDVVMLESMKMQIPVQSTVNGTVKTLKANEGDFVNEGDVLLEVE
- a CDS encoding DUF5518 domain-containing protein; translation: MQTRNISSLVSRLLLQPGPGVVLGLLQLLLYMAGLPRFDTNLALNASFWPGLALYFVFGMLAGILTTRYSERPLAGVAAGFVTGCIASAVVLLVAIIALVLNPPHPAPSSRYYPELVSIVISIFFFLLLFLNVVGTLLAMLGGAIGRWWIKRVTPGK
- a CDS encoding acyl-CoA carboxylase subunit beta, producing MTSKDEQLAAEIERIKKGGAEKYHIRNREQKKLFARDRLKLLLDDGKIEFEDGMFAECQNPELPSDGNITGVGRIYGRPVAFSASDSTVKAGSAGEKSVQKNLRIQEMAMQMRIPMFYLIDSAGARIPDQIRLFPGRNQGGRTFYNQIKMSGVVPQISIMFGPSPAGAAYTPAFADIAIMVEGNASAYLGSPRMAEMVTREKVTLEEMGGARMHCTVSGLGDFLAGSEEDAIRIAREYFRYMPQNYLEKPANAEPAPPASDRSLKDIVPEAQNKPFNMYDFIHSLIDGGSFLEVKKLFAPELITGFARLGGRVIGIVANQPRVKGGVLFTDSSDKGTRFVNTCNAFNIPLLFLADVSGFMIGSAVERAGIIRHGAKFIAAVSQAVVPKISVIVRKCYGAGLYAMAGPAFGTDAVLALPTAQIAVMGPEAAINAVYANQIAALPEEEREPFRKMMEARYAEDIDIFRLASELIVDTITPFESLRDELIARYSIYQTKEARFSECRNPIYPV
- a CDS encoding methyltransferase domain-containing protein, with the protein product MPIDPPQRQDSYIINPESAAEMARLIDQHRFITRYMGGLFPPDVDPAGFKRVLDLACGPGSWVQDVAFKYPETEVVGVDIIEQMVGYAHALSRVQRLDNASYKVMDIRKPLNFEDDSFDFVNMRFLVYVLSPGDWPGLLAECRRILKPGGILRITEADCSDITNSAAYERLLELSIEAIRKTGRAFFSSGRFIGTMFMTGHLLEQAGFEDIRRQAHIMDWSANSEAHQSQSINVRTGLQLGKEFLISTGVITEEQFEELYNQAVSDIYGSDFIASLFFLSAWGRKPEESSSIEENGQA